A section of the Citrus sinensis cultivar Valencia sweet orange chromosome 8, DVS_A1.0, whole genome shotgun sequence genome encodes:
- the LOC102628665 gene encoding glycine-rich RNA-binding protein-like isoform X1: protein MASADVEFRCFVGGLAWATTDSSLHEAFSAYGDILESKIINDRETGRSRGFGFVTFRDEKSMRDAIEGMNGQNLDGRNITVNEAQSRGSGGGGGGGYGSRGGGGYGGGGRRESGGGGGYGGSRGYGGGGGGYGGRREGGYSRDGGYGGDGGSRYSRSGASDGGSWRN, encoded by the exons ATGGCTTCAGCCGATGTCGAGTTTCGGTGCTTCGTAGGCGGCCTGGCCTGGGCCACCACTGACAGCTCTCTCCATGAGGCCTTCAGTGCTTACGGCGATATCCTTGAATCGAAG ATTATTAACGATCGCGAGACTGGAAGATCCAGAGGATTTGGATTCGTTACCTTCCGCGATGAGAAGTCGATGAGGGACGCAATCGAAGGCATGAACGGCCAGAATCTGGACGGCCGTAACATAACAGTCAACGAGGCCCAGTCCCGTGGAAGCGGTGGCGGTGGCGGTGGCGGTTACGGAAGCCGTGGCGGTGGTGGATATGGAGGTGGTGGACGCCGTGAAAGTGGTGGTGGCGGTGGATACGGTGGGAGCCGCGGATACGGAGGTGGCGGCGGTGGATATGGTGGCCGCCGTGAAGGTGGTTACAGCCGTGACGGTGGATATGGCGGTGATGGTGGTTCCCGATACTCAAGGAGCGGTGCTTCTGATGGCGGTAGCTGGAGGAACTAG
- the LOC102628665 gene encoding glycine-rich RNA-binding protein-like isoform X2, whose protein sequence is MPKSIINDRETGRSRGFGFVTFRDEKSMRDAIEGMNGQNLDGRNITVNEAQSRGSGGGGGGGYGSRGGGGYGGGGRRESGGGGGYGGSRGYGGGGGGYGGRREGGYSRDGGYGGDGGSRYSRSGASDGGSWRN, encoded by the exons ATGCCTAAATCG ATTATTAACGATCGCGAGACTGGAAGATCCAGAGGATTTGGATTCGTTACCTTCCGCGATGAGAAGTCGATGAGGGACGCAATCGAAGGCATGAACGGCCAGAATCTGGACGGCCGTAACATAACAGTCAACGAGGCCCAGTCCCGTGGAAGCGGTGGCGGTGGCGGTGGCGGTTACGGAAGCCGTGGCGGTGGTGGATATGGAGGTGGTGGACGCCGTGAAAGTGGTGGTGGCGGTGGATACGGTGGGAGCCGCGGATACGGAGGTGGCGGCGGTGGATATGGTGGCCGCCGTGAAGGTGGTTACAGCCGTGACGGTGGATATGGCGGTGATGGTGGTTCCCGATACTCAAGGAGCGGTGCTTCTGATGGCGGTAGCTGGAGGAACTAG